In bacterium, the sequence ACCTGAGACGCCTATAACTGTAATTATCTATAGAGATAATCTTCCTTATTGGGTTGGAAGAGTTACAGGTATCTTAGGAAAGAAAACATATATAACAGTAGCATGTAATTCATCTTTAGCCTTCTCTTCTAGGTCTGGCTTTAGATATAAACTAGTACATTCATGCCAGCATTCATTATATTCGGCAGGTTGCGGTGTTATTCAATCATTACATAAAGTAACATATACTAATATAATAGCATCATCTGATATTATACAAGTACCTTCACTAGCAGAGCCAGACCAATTTTATAATGGTGGTATTGCTGTTATGGCCGGACAGTCTAGGCATATTATAGAGAGTTTTGGTACTTCGGTAATTCTAAGTAATGCTTTTACAGGGACACTTACAGGAGAAATATCTTTATATAGAGGATGTGACTTATCAGA encodes:
- a CDS encoding phage BR0599 family protein — protein: FEGREYLPALVTRTAIKLVENAARSELSINFSRTNSFARDLLDRLPETPITVIIYRDNLPYWVGRVTGILGKKTYITVACNSSLAFSSRSGFRYKLVHSCQHSLYSAGCGVIQSLHKVTYTNIIASSDIIQVPSLAEPDQFYNGGIAVMAGQSRHIIESFGTSVILSNAFTGTLTGEISLYRGCDLSETTCKSFNNLDNFMGFSRIPTKNPFGATGLL